A stretch of DNA from Candidatus Poribacteria bacterium:
CGTCAGAACACGTCGCAAGTGTATTGATACCTACGTCAACGCCTATTGGTGGCTTATCGTCAAACAGGAGCGGTTGGTGCTGATAGTTGTTGCTATCCAGCCGTCTGACAGTGATAGACACAAACCATTTGTCATTGTGTTTGGACACAACAACTTTTGTGATTTCACCGGTATACCGCAATTCTTCACGCATACGTATCCACCCTATTTTGGGAAGGTTGACACGCTTTTTATAGACTTCAACAGTTCCTTCGCCATTGTCTGCTTGGTATGAACATTTACCAGATCGGTTCTTATAGACGGGAAACTTGTTTTGTCCTTTCTTCCAGCGTGTAACAGCGTCACCGAGGTTGTGAATAGCGTTCTTCGACGCATTCTGTGAGAGGATAGAACACCAGTGAAACTTATCGTATTTGACGGCGTTAAACTCACGCTTGATATCAACATGGGTTCGCCATTCGTCTTGGCCAAAGTTGAAGGCAACACGGGCATATCCACAATGTTGAGACATACACGTAGATTGCTTGTTATTGGGATTCAGTTCTATTTGCTGTGTTCGTAAAGGCATGGATTCTCACGTATCACGCTTTTACCGCTTTTCACTGTCGGTCGGCGAGGAGGCTACCCTTGCGGGTAGGTGAAAAGTCCTCGCCACGTGATACACTTACTATAGCACTTTCTCAAAGTATTGTCAAAAAAAATGACACAACTTTAGATTCTAACAGGTTCTTATAGGTTTTAGTAGGAAATACCGAACTGCAACTTACCCTTTGTGTTGTGGT
This window harbors:
- a CDS encoding transposase yields the protein MPLRTQQIELNPNNKQSTCMSQHCGYARVAFNFGQDEWRTHVDIKREFNAVKYDKFHWCSILSQNASKNAIHNLGDAVTRWKKGQNKFPVYKNRSGKCSYQADNGEGTVEVYKKRVNLPKIGWIRMREELRYTGEITKVVVSKHNDKWFVSITVRRLDSNNYQHQPLLFDDKPPIGVDVGINTLATCSDGTTFENPRPLKRYERKLARANRNLSRKQKGSQNWYK